In Candidatus Binatia bacterium, one DNA window encodes the following:
- a CDS encoding TonB-dependent receptor has protein sequence MRAVSKAILILFLTMGFFTPASAQPESLDALLNEEAAVGGVDTEVDAAPAQAEAIAVGEETNLSEPRARQIEEIVVSARKRNELLEETPVSVTALDANALAEAGITDLRNIRDLVPNMQFAASAVSTPLSSNIRLRGIGTAGVGTSFDPGVGVYVDGMYMTRNLSSIVDLVDVAQIEVLRGPQGTLFGKNTVGGALNITSVKPSPELEGFASIRFANFGSIDTRASINVPITDWLRTRATFVSKNSDGWVSNTYLKEKLFNTNSIGFLGSVQILPTDDITIDLMGNYGNSHQRGQASRCIMQPGAEPAFGPSLIPDLPAACAELTPRVSTADVNQIYSGEDYGVWGSANWDVGPVGLLEELSFTVKGSWRSGGFSTRQDLDGTDLPVIAILLAESDQYVAAPTEGTTYVAEAQSNFSAWDDRINGVVGLFWFNERSKLPTNIVADVNIFTQQTLTIANVDNTDIAGFGQVSIDLTEWLEFTAGLRWTQENKESDVYRNQNRSGAILVDGSTQASEKFKKWTPMASIKATMPEDLLAGTDVDHLMAYFTFSEGFRGGGFNSTANGPLELTAFNPETLDSFEVGAKAGFFDRRLEVNLSAFLYKYEDLQVLAVEGSCTDPDDPTTCQTTQVIKNAASATGRGLELELRGRPFGPLFVTGSLGLLDTVYDSFTDAPPALAVGAPGETVDISGESFNNAPRAQAHISIMAPLPLDVFEQQWLNGYITPRVDWYYQSAVHFDAEAVTEAVQPGYSLLHARLSYDFMDDRAQIALFGNNLTDVSFMNYAQNLVPYFGFVSAVYGQPRTFGGEISYRFN, from the coding sequence CTGGACGCGCTCCTGAATGAGGAGGCTGCTGTGGGCGGTGTGGACACCGAGGTCGATGCCGCTCCAGCCCAGGCTGAGGCCATCGCCGTGGGAGAGGAAACGAATCTCTCCGAACCCAGAGCGAGGCAGATCGAAGAAATTGTGGTCAGCGCTCGCAAGCGCAACGAACTACTTGAGGAAACTCCGGTCTCCGTGACCGCGCTCGATGCCAACGCTCTTGCGGAGGCCGGGATTACGGATTTGCGCAATATCAGAGACCTTGTCCCCAATATGCAATTTGCGGCAAGCGCTGTCTCGACGCCGCTGTCTTCGAATATTCGTCTTCGCGGTATCGGAACCGCTGGTGTGGGAACCAGTTTTGATCCGGGCGTGGGGGTCTACGTCGACGGCATGTACATGACACGGAACCTTAGCTCGATCGTTGACCTGGTGGATGTCGCGCAGATCGAAGTTTTACGCGGCCCGCAGGGCACATTATTCGGCAAGAACACCGTCGGCGGTGCCTTGAATATCACTTCGGTGAAGCCGTCCCCGGAACTCGAGGGGTTCGCGAGTATACGGTTTGCGAACTTCGGGTCTATCGATACCCGAGCCTCGATCAACGTTCCCATAACCGATTGGCTGAGAACCAGAGCCACCTTTGTGAGCAAGAACTCCGATGGCTGGGTCAGCAATACCTATCTGAAAGAAAAACTCTTCAATACCAACAGCATCGGGTTCCTCGGTAGCGTCCAGATTCTGCCCACCGATGATATCACGATTGATCTGATGGGTAATTATGGCAACAGCCATCAACGAGGACAGGCTTCTCGCTGCATCATGCAACCAGGCGCCGAGCCAGCCTTTGGCCCGAGTTTGATCCCGGACCTGCCGGCGGCCTGTGCCGAGCTAACGCCACGCGTCAGCACAGCGGATGTGAACCAGATCTATTCCGGTGAAGACTACGGTGTTTGGGGCTCCGCGAATTGGGACGTCGGGCCGGTCGGGCTTCTGGAGGAATTGAGTTTCACCGTGAAAGGGTCCTGGCGTTCGGGCGGTTTTTCAACCAGACAAGATCTTGATGGCACCGACTTGCCCGTGATCGCCATACTCCTCGCCGAGAGTGATCAATATGTCGCGGCTCCGACCGAGGGGACAACCTACGTTGCCGAAGCCCAGTCGAATTTTTCGGCATGGGATGATCGCATCAATGGCGTGGTCGGGCTCTTCTGGTTCAACGAACGCTCGAAGCTGCCGACCAATATTGTGGCGGATGTCAACATCTTTACGCAGCAGACGCTGACGATCGCGAACGTGGACAATACGGATATTGCCGGATTCGGACAGGTCAGCATCGACCTGACGGAGTGGCTCGAGTTCACCGCCGGCCTGCGCTGGACGCAGGAGAACAAGGAATCGGACGTGTATCGAAATCAGAACCGCAGTGGCGCCATTCTGGTTGACGGAAGCACGCAAGCATCCGAGAAATTTAAAAAATGGACACCCATGGCGAGTATCAAAGCCACGATGCCCGAGGATCTTCTTGCGGGAACGGATGTCGATCACCTGATGGCCTATTTCACGTTCTCCGAGGGCTTTCGTGGTGGTGGATTTAATTCGACGGCCAATGGCCCGCTCGAGTTGACTGCGTTCAACCCGGAAACTCTGGATTCTTTCGAGGTCGGGGCGAAGGCCGGCTTCTTTGATCGGCGTCTCGAAGTCAATCTTTCAGCGTTTTTGTACAAATACGAGGACTTGCAGGTCCTGGCGGTCGAGGGTTCCTGCACGGATCCGGACGATCCGACAACCTGTCAGACGACTCAGGTCATCAAGAATGCGGCGAGTGCGACCGGCAGGGGTTTGGAGCTGGAACTCCGTGGCCGGCCCTTCGGACCGCTTTTCGTGACCGGATCGTTGGGCCTTCTGGATACGGTGTACGACAGCTTCACGGATGCGCCGCCGGCGCTCGCGGTGGGAGCCCCGGGTGAGACGGTCGATATCTCCGGAGAGAGCTTCAACAACGCCCCGAGAGCGCAAGCGCATATCTCGATCATGGCACCGCTGCCGTTGGACGTCTTCGAGCAGCAATGGCTCAACGGCTACATCACGCCAAGGGTGGACTGGTATTACCAAAGTGCGGTTCATTTTGACGCCGAGGCCGTAACCGAAGCCGTCCAACCGGGGTATAGCCTCCTGCATGCGCGACTCAGCTACGACTTCATGGACGATCGGGCGCAGATCGCCTTGTTCGGCAATAACCTGACGGACGTATCGTTCATGAACTACGCGCAGAATTTGGTCCCCTATTTTGGTTTCGTATCGGCGGTCTATGGACAGCCACGAACCTTTGGCGGCGAGATCAGCTATCGGTTCAACTAG
- a CDS encoding alpha/beta hydrolase, with amino-acid sequence MSAIGKVFGNIKVITSMVYSAILGRAYLRKYKPETVCYCRSAGEDRLLDIYRPAGDSSHARPVLVWFHGGAWKMGNRKAIERIAAEQLARGYVLVSVSYSLSDVAQWPVQCHEAKAAVRYLRANADQLGLDPQRMIAAGMSAGAHMACMLGVSAQHTHLNGQLGDHLEQSNQVQGVLALYPPTDFLSVPEDFDGLLDYYAQDSPITELLGESIATAPEKSDLASPLKLLNGDCPPVFLLHGDADPIVPIEQSEIMYDALLASGADAQFMRLPGYTHGDYRFNRDQPASAISAFLNKLAQPAP; translated from the coding sequence ATGTCAGCGATCGGTAAAGTTTTCGGGAACATCAAGGTCATCACTTCGATGGTCTACAGCGCGATCCTCGGGCGGGCTTACCTCCGCAAATACAAGCCGGAGACAGTCTGTTATTGTCGCAGTGCCGGTGAGGATCGCCTTCTCGATATCTATCGGCCCGCCGGCGACTCGTCTCACGCGAGGCCAGTTCTCGTCTGGTTCCACGGTGGTGCCTGGAAGATGGGGAACCGGAAGGCCATCGAGCGTATCGCCGCCGAGCAGTTGGCTCGAGGCTATGTGCTTGTCAGTGTAAGTTATTCATTAAGCGACGTCGCTCAGTGGCCGGTGCAATGTCACGAAGCCAAGGCGGCAGTCCGTTATCTGCGCGCCAATGCAGACCAACTCGGATTGGATCCGCAACGGATGATTGCTGCCGGCATGTCGGCGGGGGCACATATGGCGTGCATGCTGGGCGTGTCTGCGCAGCATACGCACCTGAACGGACAACTTGGCGATCATCTTGAGCAATCGAATCAGGTCCAGGGCGTATTGGCATTATACCCACCGACAGATTTCCTCTCCGTTCCCGAAGATTTCGACGGGCTCCTGGACTATTACGCGCAAGACTCGCCAATCACCGAATTGTTGGGGGAGTCGATAGCAACGGCTCCCGAGAAATCGGACCTGGCCTCGCCGCTGAAACTCCTCAATGGTGACTGTCCACCGGTGTTTCTGTTACACGGCGACGCCGACCCGATTGTGCCAATAGAGCAAAGCGAGATCATGTACGATGCGCTGCTGGCATCGGGCGCTGACGCGCAATTCATGCGCCTGCCGGGTTATACCCATGGGGACTACCGCTTTAATCGCGACCAGCCCGCGAGTGCCATTTCTGCGTTCCTGAACAAGCTCGCCCAACCAGCGCCCTGA